A part of Amycolatopsis lurida genomic DNA contains:
- a CDS encoding toxin glutamine deamidase domain-containing protein, whose translation MEMPDAVKWLLPIVVGESWPEGDEDKLRELRDAWHNASRAIQPIADTATKGATEVLGGWSGEGAEKFAEAWKKFVEGDEAYFKSLADSSKALGDSCNATALDVEYTKYMIIISLVILAAQIVAMIAAAAVTFGGSTAGIAPAQIATRMTVQMIFRQLMQKLAQEGFKKVAKELLEKLLKEGLKKIGKEVLQNTAMNLAMDAGIQGLQMAKGDRESWDFSKTKDSAISGAVDGVVGAGSSSIGKGATKGLSDSVGGQIVDSAARGAVRGAAEGVASTVGQAAVTGDLDKLSAKDVLMGASGGAVGGGVDGAKSQIGDIKAANTPGASAGDGPSTPDVDTGDSGTPSRTPDTSSRADSSPDSSSSSDSSSRPDSSPDPAPRSTSDSGSSSSRGSDGDSSPRSSSGSADPQRAADGDRVSQSSTQAPERPADAPANTGDGQRAPQTHQNAPAAAADNGSGQQQQQQAAAGNQQQAPAAQSQAPAQAPAASPAQTPASAPAQTPASSPSQGPASGPAPSPSHSPSPSPSQSSAMPPAASTGAPSSSGGYGMASNPGSSSPAPSGGYGMAPGGNPPGNGPAPGGFPPGGHDPSRPVRPNDGVQAAGFAGNGGPQQPRFDQPPAPMPFQGQQPMQPPPPGGFAPPPPPPPGGGGPMPPRGPQGQPGPMGPRPPQQHPGQGGYPQDRGPRQRPQQPPQPPGPQGPPRPPQGYQGRPGPGPNGGVPPRPQTPPPGPPPGNRGPAGHPPPPPRPQHPGNGPFPGNRGPMPPPPGHHPGQPGRPGQQPGRPMPPGAEPPRFGGPQRPPQVPAPRPGHDGNAGPQQPQRPQQHQPPMRPMEHAPQDRGGNDLPKDTELPRDVETPKDTDVPKDVEAPKDTEAPQDVTPDDKTTVDEPYLTDPDFHTDDPAAYRALAETQIDKRGFDKDTGEARSEQVRREGLAKRDAHEDPRVREMSDQGAYAVHSYTRTDMAERITHAQRHGGAELEALRPHIEAITSGLNEMPAYEGLVSRRVNFNGNESAIRAFLEAHAKGQVIVDPQMLSTSRVTPENPHSTFPGEVEMRIQSKTGRHIEDLASKKEEREVLMKSATQLRVTDVKMGPGHPDHPEYKKRLDDGSPNDLPKWIVECEEVVAGDDGHLTTEQVQQKVAERRDYNNAVQERLAQEAAEQEAQLRRDHPELFQGQGLAGLETKLADGKGGWIDATDAPARDTPAPPKEHAPDGGWSELAKPLEEGGPPVIHAGSTDTPHQQVRLVMDEIPAIGEANTRNYYAPESWKDGYQTNSAEALVAFEDRMNGGDSVAAPSTGGSPLQHVSDRLGGQWSDRNGFADIAREVGERPVGARTAVAFEHHAAADPTAPEGSPRSKDRVETRIVAAVNTPHGVVFADPMTGRLVTLPDDPTSIKAMPMGGGDAPHPPEAPHTDRTSEAETPVQEQAPKTDLDIAERLKGPEETPTRLDESYLSDDGFRGTPEDHKSLRDRYDSAELAEQARDKALKRLEASPLKDRVSPEAAEAIYSYSREHAYAINEANRRGESHPDFENAQRSTRAIVGALNELPDFHGEAIRGIDTKGDMRAAAIMAAHYEPGQIVPEPTMTSSTIKTSPDTKSKFGEDVEIHIVSKTGKDVSSLAENPGEHEAINKPATQLYVHSKEFKTPPLVDRPKWVIHAEEVTPGDPRYLDPETAKQKMDERRARHAAEAPELARLAQARSMARLGGFDEPQTPHFSTENPADHGVADVEKGPEYGDQPAQDHSATDDTMELPVPERDYSSLAVATNPPSEPAIHAGSASPAQQAAYLADRHPRLGEVNPHFNDPDALANGYRSNCTRTPGAYMDRLNGIDSTAEPLLVHEMNSRGTLEHVEERFGGEFSDRADYDTVIREMRGMPTDHHAVVAVKYLDENGVERGHVAMVANTRDGVAFLDPQSGALMNLPHPPLGVKLMHVGVPEGPSAQHTDGQTTRTETSSTRPVDPRIAFARDDTPDVPPSRIGPDGRPIVTTPNDAGYGMASQSLPEPPSHVAPEARANADRLLATPEFEAALAGLDDTRDRVRITTDDGVQHDLGPLSDFIRDHLPGQPKLVELMLNPDNRYLTDSLLHNPKTIGSLLQHPEAIPMLADAVAEAASHDNQLIDRVEQAGPGETPLTPEQREIAEAAAAVAAGAPPEHRVHAGFPEEHIGDIAKIKEFLAREEAAWADNQGHLNRIVAELAGEDDIPGARTEPKTESRALAKIAKYDGDASRLVDLVGAKIQFNTVADAYRALDAIMKRDDLKIVKFEDRFANPQASGYRDLQMNVRLPNGHVAELRLHLKSIDDVAVFEHALYEVRRDFPTYNRAMDENIPDSAGEDAKSKGRLTVSQAQLEAALIDQVRVKFMDGLKLGLPKPPEESA comes from the coding sequence ATGGAGATGCCCGACGCGGTCAAGTGGCTCTTGCCGATCGTCGTCGGGGAAAGCTGGCCCGAAGGCGACGAGGACAAGCTCCGCGAACTGCGCGACGCCTGGCACAACGCTTCGAGGGCGATTCAGCCGATCGCCGACACCGCGACCAAGGGCGCCACCGAGGTCCTCGGCGGCTGGAGCGGCGAGGGCGCGGAGAAGTTCGCCGAGGCCTGGAAGAAATTCGTCGAGGGCGACGAGGCGTACTTCAAGTCGCTGGCCGATTCCTCGAAGGCGCTCGGCGACTCGTGCAACGCGACCGCGCTGGACGTCGAGTACACGAAGTACATGATCATCATCTCGCTGGTGATCCTGGCCGCGCAGATCGTCGCGATGATCGCGGCCGCGGCGGTGACGTTCGGTGGCTCCACGGCCGGGATCGCGCCGGCGCAGATCGCCACCCGCATGACCGTCCAGATGATCTTCCGGCAGCTGATGCAGAAGCTCGCGCAGGAAGGCTTCAAGAAGGTCGCGAAGGAACTCCTGGAGAAACTTCTCAAGGAAGGCCTGAAGAAGATCGGCAAGGAGGTCCTGCAGAACACGGCGATGAACCTCGCCATGGACGCGGGCATCCAGGGCCTGCAGATGGCCAAGGGCGACCGCGAGAGCTGGGACTTCAGCAAGACCAAGGATTCCGCGATCAGCGGCGCCGTCGACGGCGTGGTCGGCGCGGGCAGCAGCAGTATCGGCAAGGGCGCCACCAAGGGACTTTCCGACAGCGTCGGCGGCCAGATCGTCGACAGCGCGGCGCGGGGGGCGGTGCGCGGCGCGGCCGAAGGGGTCGCCAGCACGGTCGGGCAGGCCGCCGTCACCGGTGACCTGGACAAGCTTTCGGCCAAGGACGTCCTGATGGGCGCGTCCGGCGGTGCCGTGGGCGGTGGTGTCGACGGGGCGAAGAGCCAGATCGGCGACATCAAGGCCGCGAACACGCCCGGCGCCTCGGCGGGCGACGGTCCTTCCACGCCCGACGTGGACACCGGGGATTCCGGGACGCCTTCGCGTACTCCGGACACTTCTTCGAGGGCGGACTCTTCGCCGGATTCCAGTTCGTCGTCGGATTCCTCTTCCCGGCCGGACTCGTCGCCGGACCCGGCGCCACGGTCCACTTCGGACAGTGGGTCGTCTTCGAGCCGCGGCTCGGACGGTGATTCTTCGCCGCGGAGTTCGTCCGGATCCGCTGATCCGCAGCGGGCGGCCGACGGCGACCGGGTCAGCCAGTCCTCGACGCAGGCTCCGGAACGTCCGGCGGACGCCCCGGCGAACACCGGTGACGGTCAGCGTGCGCCGCAGACCCACCAGAACGCCCCGGCGGCGGCCGCGGACAACGGTTCCGGTCAGCAACAACAGCAGCAGGCCGCGGCGGGTAATCAGCAGCAGGCACCCGCCGCCCAGTCGCAGGCCCCGGCGCAGGCTCCCGCGGCGAGCCCTGCCCAGACGCCGGCGAGCGCTCCGGCGCAAACACCGGCTTCGAGCCCGTCGCAAGGACCGGCGTCCGGTCCGGCACCGAGCCCGTCACACAGTCCTTCACCGAGCCCGTCGCAGTCCAGCGCGATGCCGCCCGCCGCGTCCACGGGCGCGCCGTCGAGTTCCGGTGGCTACGGCATGGCGTCGAACCCGGGGTCGAGCTCGCCCGCTCCGTCGGGTGGCTACGGCATGGCGCCCGGTGGCAACCCGCCCGGCAACGGGCCCGCCCCCGGCGGCTTCCCGCCGGGCGGACACGATCCGTCCCGGCCGGTCCGGCCGAACGACGGCGTCCAAGCCGCGGGTTTCGCGGGCAACGGCGGACCGCAGCAGCCGCGGTTCGACCAGCCGCCCGCCCCGATGCCCTTCCAGGGCCAGCAGCCGATGCAGCCACCGCCTCCGGGTGGTTTCGCGCCGCCTCCGCCGCCGCCTCCCGGTGGCGGTGGCCCCATGCCGCCGCGAGGACCGCAGGGGCAGCCCGGTCCGATGGGCCCGCGTCCGCCGCAGCAGCATCCCGGTCAGGGTGGATATCCGCAGGACCGCGGGCCGCGTCAGCGTCCTCAGCAACCGCCGCAGCCTCCTGGTCCGCAGGGTCCGCCGCGGCCGCCTCAGGGCTATCAGGGCAGGCCTGGGCCTGGCCCGAACGGCGGGGTCCCGCCGCGTCCGCAGACGCCTCCGCCCGGTCCGCCTCCGGGCAACCGCGGTCCGGCGGGTCACCCGCCGCCTCCGCCGCGGCCCCAGCATCCGGGCAACGGTCCGTTCCCCGGCAACCGCGGCCCCATGCCGCCGCCGCCCGGTCACCACCCAGGTCAGCCGGGGCGTCCGGGACAGCAGCCCGGCAGGCCGATGCCGCCCGGCGCCGAGCCGCCGCGCTTCGGCGGTCCGCAGCGTCCGCCGCAGGTCCCGGCACCGCGCCCGGGCCACGACGGGAACGCGGGCCCCCAGCAGCCGCAGCGTCCGCAGCAGCACCAGCCGCCGATGCGGCCGATGGAGCACGCGCCCCAGGACCGCGGCGGGAACGACCTGCCCAAGGACACCGAACTCCCGAGGGACGTCGAGACTCCCAAGGACACGGACGTCCCCAAGGACGTCGAGGCACCGAAGGACACCGAAGCGCCCCAGGACGTCACGCCCGACGACAAGACCACTGTCGACGAGCCGTACCTGACGGATCCGGACTTCCACACGGACGATCCGGCCGCCTACCGCGCGCTCGCCGAGACGCAGATCGACAAGCGCGGTTTCGACAAGGACACCGGGGAAGCCCGGAGCGAACAGGTCCGCCGCGAAGGTCTCGCCAAACGCGACGCCCACGAAGATCCGCGCGTCAGGGAGATGTCGGATCAGGGCGCGTACGCGGTGCACAGCTACACGCGCACCGACATGGCCGAGCGGATCACGCACGCCCAGCGGCACGGTGGCGCGGAGCTGGAAGCGCTCCGCCCGCATATCGAGGCGATCACCTCCGGCCTCAACGAGATGCCCGCCTACGAGGGCCTCGTCTCGCGGCGGGTGAACTTCAACGGCAACGAGAGCGCGATCCGGGCCTTCCTCGAAGCGCACGCCAAGGGCCAGGTCATCGTCGACCCGCAGATGCTGAGCACATCGCGGGTCACCCCGGAGAATCCGCACAGCACCTTCCCCGGCGAAGTCGAGATGCGCATCCAGTCGAAGACCGGGCGCCACATCGAAGACCTCGCCTCGAAGAAGGAAGAACGCGAAGTCCTGATGAAGTCGGCGACGCAGCTGCGCGTCACCGACGTCAAGATGGGCCCAGGGCATCCCGACCACCCGGAGTACAAGAAGCGTCTCGACGACGGATCGCCCAACGACCTGCCGAAGTGGATCGTCGAATGCGAAGAGGTCGTCGCCGGTGACGACGGTCATCTGACCACGGAGCAGGTGCAGCAGAAGGTCGCCGAGCGGCGCGACTACAACAACGCCGTGCAGGAGCGGCTGGCGCAGGAAGCTGCCGAGCAAGAGGCTCAGCTGCGCCGCGATCACCCGGAGCTGTTCCAGGGCCAGGGCCTCGCGGGGCTCGAAACCAAGCTGGCCGACGGCAAGGGTGGCTGGATCGACGCCACCGACGCCCCGGCCCGGGACACCCCCGCGCCTCCGAAGGAGCACGCTCCCGACGGCGGCTGGTCCGAGCTGGCCAAGCCGCTCGAAGAGGGTGGGCCGCCGGTCATCCACGCCGGTTCGACCGACACGCCGCATCAGCAGGTCCGGCTCGTCATGGACGAGATCCCGGCGATCGGCGAGGCCAACACCCGCAACTACTACGCGCCCGAGTCGTGGAAGGACGGTTACCAGACCAACTCGGCCGAGGCGCTGGTCGCGTTCGAGGACCGGATGAACGGCGGCGACTCGGTCGCCGCGCCGTCGACCGGCGGCTCACCGCTGCAGCACGTCAGCGACCGGCTCGGCGGGCAGTGGTCGGATCGGAACGGTTTCGCCGACATCGCCCGCGAGGTGGGCGAACGTCCGGTCGGCGCGCGGACGGCGGTGGCGTTCGAACATCACGCCGCCGCCGATCCGACCGCGCCGGAAGGCTCGCCGCGGTCCAAGGACCGGGTCGAGACCCGGATCGTCGCCGCGGTGAACACGCCGCACGGCGTGGTCTTCGCCGACCCGATGACCGGGCGGCTCGTGACGCTGCCCGACGATCCGACGTCGATCAAGGCGATGCCGATGGGCGGCGGCGACGCCCCGCATCCGCCGGAAGCACCGCACACCGATAGGACAAGCGAAGCCGAAACCCCCGTCCAGGAGCAGGCTCCCAAGACCGACCTCGACATCGCCGAGCGCCTCAAGGGCCCCGAAGAAACCCCCACGCGACTCGACGAGAGCTACCTCTCCGACGACGGTTTCCGTGGTACGCCGGAAGATCACAAGAGCCTCCGAGACCGCTACGACAGCGCCGAACTCGCCGAGCAGGCTCGCGACAAGGCGCTCAAGCGGCTCGAAGCCAGCCCGCTGAAGGACCGCGTATCGCCCGAGGCCGCCGAAGCGATCTACTCGTACTCGCGTGAACACGCCTACGCGATCAACGAAGCGAACCGCCGGGGCGAGTCGCACCCGGACTTCGAGAACGCCCAGCGCAGCACCCGGGCGATCGTCGGCGCGCTCAACGAGCTGCCGGACTTCCACGGCGAGGCCATCCGCGGCATCGACACCAAGGGAGACATGCGGGCCGCCGCGATCATGGCGGCGCATTACGAACCCGGCCAGATCGTCCCCGAGCCGACGATGACCAGCTCGACCATCAAGACTTCGCCGGACACGAAGTCGAAGTTCGGCGAAGACGTCGAGATCCACATCGTCTCGAAGACGGGCAAGGACGTCTCGTCGCTCGCCGAGAACCCCGGCGAGCACGAGGCCATCAACAAGCCGGCCACACAGCTTTACGTGCACAGCAAGGAGTTCAAGACCCCGCCGCTGGTCGACCGGCCGAAGTGGGTCATCCACGCCGAAGAGGTCACTCCCGGCGACCCGCGCTACCTCGACCCCGAGACCGCCAAGCAGAAGATGGACGAGCGGCGGGCCCGGCACGCCGCGGAGGCGCCGGAACTCGCGCGTCTCGCGCAGGCGCGGTCGATGGCGCGCCTCGGTGGCTTCGACGAGCCGCAGACACCGCACTTCTCCACGGAGAACCCGGCGGACCACGGCGTCGCGGACGTCGAAAAGGGGCCCGAGTACGGCGACCAGCCCGCTCAGGACCACTCGGCCACCGACGACACCATGGAACTGCCGGTCCCCGAGCGGGACTACTCGTCGCTGGCGGTCGCGACGAACCCGCCGAGCGAACCGGCGATCCACGCCGGTTCGGCGAGCCCCGCGCAACAGGCCGCATACCTCGCCGACCGGCACCCCAGGCTCGGCGAGGTCAACCCGCATTTCAACGACCCCGACGCACTCGCGAACGGTTACCGCTCCAACTGCACCCGCACGCCGGGCGCGTACATGGACCGGCTGAACGGCATCGACTCGACCGCCGAGCCGCTGCTCGTCCACGAGATGAACAGCCGCGGCACGCTGGAGCACGTCGAAGAGCGGTTCGGCGGGGAGTTCTCCGACCGCGCCGACTACGACACGGTCATCCGCGAGATGCGGGGGATGCCGACCGATCACCACGCGGTCGTGGCGGTGAAGTACCTCGACGAGAACGGCGTCGAACGCGGCCACGTCGCCATGGTGGCGAACACGCGCGACGGCGTCGCGTTCCTCGACCCGCAGTCGGGTGCGCTGATGAACCTGCCGCATCCGCCGCTGGGCGTGAAACTGATGCACGTCGGCGTCCCGGAGGGCCCTTCGGCTCAGCACACCGACGGGCAGACCACGCGGACGGAGACTTCGTCGACGCGGCCCGTCGACCCGCGGATCGCGTTCGCCAGGGACGACACCCCCGACGTGCCGCCGTCACGGATCGGGCCGGACGGCCGTCCGATCGTGACGACGCCGAACGACGCGGGCTACGGCATGGCGTCCCAGTCGCTGCCGGAACCTCCCTCGCACGTCGCGCCGGAGGCGCGCGCCAACGCCGACCGCCTGCTCGCCACTCCGGAGTTCGAGGCGGCACTCGCCGGGCTCGACGACACCCGGGACCGGGTCAGGATCACGACCGACGACGGCGTCCAGCACGACCTCGGTCCGCTGAGCGACTTCATCCGCGACCACCTGCCGGGGCAGCCCAAGCTCGTCGAGCTGATGCTGAACCCGGACAACCGGTACCTCACCGACTCCCTGCTGCACAACCCGAAGACCATCGGCAGCCTGCTCCAGCATCCTGAAGCCATTCCGATGCTCGCGGATGCCGTCGCGGAGGCGGCTTCGCACGACAACCAGCTGATCGACCGGGTCGAACAGGCGGGGCCGGGCGAGACGCCGCTGACCCCGGAGCAGCGCGAGATCGCCGAGGCGGCGGCCGCGGTGGCCGCCGGTGCGCCGCCGGAGCACCGGGTCCACGCCGGATTCCCCGAAGAGCACATCGGGGACATCGCCAAGATCAAGGAATTCCTCGCCAGGGAAGAGGCCGCCTGGGCCGACAACCAGGGGCACCTCAACCGGATCGTCGCCGAGCTCGCCGGGGAGGACGACATCCCCGGCGCCCGGACCGAGCCCAAGACGGAAAGCCGGGCGCTGGCGAAGATCGCCAAATACGACGGTGACGCGTCCCGGCTGGTCGACCTCGTCGGCGCGAAGATCCAGTTCAACACGGTCGCGGACGCCTACCGGGCCCTGGACGCGATCATGAAGCGGGACGACCTCAAGATCGTCAAATTCGAGGACCGCTTCGCGAATCCCCAGGCGAGCGGTTACCGCGACCTGCAGATGAACGTCCGGCTGCCGAACGGGCATGTCGCCGAACTTCGACTGCATCTGAAGAGCATCGACGACGTCGCCGTCTTCGAGCACGCTCTCTACGAGGTCCGCCGGGACTTCCCGACGTACAACCGCGCGATGGACGAGAACATCCCCGACTCGGCGGGCGAAGACGCGAAGAGCAAGGGCAGGCTGACCGTGTCGCAGGCGCAGCTGGAAGCCGCGCTGATCGACCAGGTGCGGGTGAAGTTCATGGACGGCCTGAAGCTGGGGCTGCCGAAACCCCCCGAGGAGAGCGCGTGA
- a CDS encoding WXG100 family type VII secretion target has translation MPNGGGGAGFTADPEAVKTAAAKLGIAADQLDEAGKELVAAMNSLGQCWGNDDAGKEFAKDYEPGAQGSSEGFANVVEALRGMQHNVERSMTAYTNAEEEIKSTLDKKV, from the coding sequence ATGCCGAACGGTGGGGGTGGAGCCGGATTCACCGCGGATCCGGAAGCGGTGAAGACGGCCGCGGCCAAACTGGGGATCGCGGCGGACCAGCTGGACGAAGCGGGCAAGGAACTGGTGGCCGCGATGAACTCGCTCGGCCAGTGCTGGGGCAACGACGACGCGGGCAAGGAGTTCGCGAAGGACTACGAGCCCGGCGCGCAGGGCTCGTCCGAAGGGTTCGCGAACGTCGTCGAGGCACTGCGGGGCATGCAGCACAACGTCGAACGGTCGATGACCGCGTACACGAACGCCGAGGAAGAGATCAAGTCGACGTTGGACAAGAAGGTCTAG